AGCTGTCTCTTGCTTTTCACCTTTTGTAATCAGCCACCCACCTCTGAAAGTTGTAGGAGAGAAGCTGTAGAAGTTACTGTGGCCTCTCTCCTTCTGCAAGGCTCCCCAGCCCTTGTAGTCTGCTTTCCTTGTTCCTTCAGTATGGAGGCTTaaggaaaagcaaggcactggaCACTTTGCAAACCTGTAAAAATTCATGTTCTGATTTCCTTTCTAATGGCTCCCATGGAGAGCAGGCTGTGAGCTACACAGTGCACTTGTTTCTTCTCAGTGATGGATTCCAAGGTTATGTTTCAACTGCTGTGGTGCAGAGCCCATTTTGCCAGGATGAGTTAGAGCTAGGCAGGAGAAATAGGGCTCTAAGCTTCTACACTGGTTTCTTTCAAGCTTTTTAGGCTATTCTGAAAATATATTGTGTAATTTAGGAGACTGATGTGCTGAACTGAGTATAGGGCTTCCAGTTACCAATATAAAAATTATTCCCTAAGAACATACATTAATTCTACTTCCCTCAACTGTTCCAGCAAGGGGTCCCACTGCTCACAGTGCAATTTGACTTTGCTTCCTTTGACCGCAGAGTCCTTGACTGAAGAGGAATGGTTGTGGTCTGCATTAGGCTTAGCAGACTGCCTGCTGGATGGAATGAGAGGCACCAGCAAGTAGCCACACTTGGGTATTGGCTTCCTTGAAACTTGGTCTATGCAGACATCACCTTTTTGGGCAATTAATTAGGCAAACCATATAGAAACCTCTCCATCTGAGAGGGGtctgtttttttctggttttgcagaaGAGGAGTGGAGTGGCTGAGGCAGTGCTGTCTGCTGTGCATCTGTGGCAGCTTGGCCCTGTAGTAGAGTCAGTTCACTGCGACAGGTCACAGTATGGGAGGGTGACTCTTGTCCCTGAAGCACCATGATTCCAGCAAGCGTTAGGAGTTCAGAAGAGTCTCTCCATCAGAGAATGACAGAAGTTCAGTGTCAATGTCAAGCACGGGGCCCGTTTGATGTCAACATGAAGCTCCTGGGTCACAGTTAAAACATCTCACACTGTGTCACCACACTACAGGCAGTTTCCATCGTCAGTAATGTGTCTGGAGTAGTCAAGGATGCAGCCATACTTCCTTGATTTCGACTCCTCAGAGATTCCCATCACGCCCAGGAGGTTGTTCGCAGCTCCAGACGCCACAGCCATCGTTAAGTTCCCGTTCCTCTTACCGAGCCCGACGTACTCGGAGGCGGGGGCCGGGGCGCCCCAGGGAGGCGGGCAGCGGGGCGGTGCAgcccgccctgccctgccctgcccggcccggctccgCCCTGCCACCGCCTCTGCTCAGCCGGCCCGGCCGCACGGAGCGGTAGGAGGGGGCCGGGATGTGGAGGGAGGGCggcgagggggaagggggcCGGGTCGGCCGTGGTGTTCCGGGGACTGCTCTCGGCGCCGGCCGGAGGTCGGTCCCCGGGCAGCCCTTCCCCGGGGCCGGGAGCAGGACCGGGACCCGGCGCTCCAGGGCGCCCCGAGGCGAAGGCCCGGCTGTAGCGGCGCCTCCTGCCCGCCTAGGGAGGCCTTAGCCCGGGGCCGGGGCGATCCCAGGGCCGGAGCCCCGCTGGGCCCAGGCAGGACTGCCTGGGACGGCCATCAGGCTCTGCCAGGAGCCCGGGCCCTCAGGACAGGGCAGGTCCATGGTCACACTATGGGAAGTCAGCCCACGGTTGTTTGTCAGGATCTGGCCCGGCGAGGGCAACTGGGATCAGACACAGCCCCGAAATCAGCAGGCTGGGCCACGGTTCCTGCGGCGGGGGCGTTGCTGATGGACACCggcactgctgcagcactgctgcggCTGGTCCTGGGCCGAGCCTAAACACAGTCATGGGGAGCCCCAGGCTTGGCTCATTGGGACCATCAGGGCCCTGACAGCAGCCGACCCCCTCTATCCTCACTCCTTAGAGAGGCATGGGCTCCGGAGGGACTTGCTGTAGAGTGATTTAATTGCTGTGTGGTCTCAGAGGGCTAATTAAGGGAGCAGATACGCAAGACAAGTCATTTGGAAGGGGAGATGACATGAAAGACTTGGAGGTAGGCAGGTTGCCTGTGGCTTGTGGGTGAAAGGGAAATGTTTAAACCACCATTGGAAGGTCGCCAGAGGCTGGGTTCACTCAGGAGCTGGTGCTTGAGCAAGGGTCAGTAATTGCCAGGTAAATGAGATGGTTTGAGATTGAGCAAATGCCTGGCAGGTTGTGGACCCATATCCCATGCAGAAGTCCCTGGCCCTGAGGGGTGTACAGgcaggtggcagcagtgacctGCTGTGCAGCATGGAGCCAGCTGCCCTAGCAAACGTGCCAAGCTGTGGTGCGAAAGAGAAGCACCAAGGTAAAAGAGGGCAAGGTGGTAACAATCTAATGCTGGAGGCAGCATCCTTATTCCCCAAACTGTCTTCTTGGCCCAGGACAGGTGCCTGGCTGACTGCAGCTAGCTGGGGGAATTCTGCATGGTTCCCTCTTGCTGGATCTCGTGTGCCTTCTGGTCAggttgcagctgctgcagagacacagagacggctttctcctcctgcatAGGGAAAGCTTATTTCTTCCTAGGAGCATAGCTAGTACGTGCTGGGAGGAGGATTCCCCAAACAGGCAGTCAGGAACGGCAGCTTGGGATGTTGAATGGGGAGCTGTAAATCATCAAGCTGCTAATTAAGACCACAGGAGACTGGTGAGTTACTAAAGACCTATATTACTCTTTTCAGAGCTCTAGACCATTAACAAGACCCCTGGGACCTTCTCAGAGTACTGACTCTCCAAGGACATCACCCTGTTTTGGGCATGTTCTCAGAGTTGAagttccctgtgccctggggacatGTGGCAGCCAAGGCCTGGGGACCCTCAGAGGGACACCCTGTGCTATGTTTGCATGGCTGGCTGGACAATGCCAACACCTTTGACAAGCTCATTCCGCTGCTTCCCAGAGGTAGGTGTGGCTCATCAGGATGGATTGTGTTGTGTGGCTGGGCTGCACATCTGATCCTCTTTCCCTTTCAGGTTGTTATTATGTGGCAATGGATTTTTCTGGCCATGGTTTGTCCTCCCACCGACCTGCAGGCTGTCCCTACCATTTCCTAGATTATGTGACCGATGTGCGCCGGGTGGCAGCAGGTGGGTACTGGAAGGAACCCTCGAGGGGGTGCTTGTGGAGGGGGTGCTGTATTGGTCCTGCTCTTTCCAACAAGCAAGCAGCACTTTCAGTTCCCCCTCCTTCTTCCCCTGTTGCTAGTGTTTCTGTACTAAAAAAGCTGTAGCGGTGAAGTGGTGGATGCAACTAAATGGTTTTGCCAGACAGGCTTTTTTTAAGCAGTCAGTGACCCCTAACCAGTGTTAGGTGTAAATTGGAAACTTCTGGTTTACCCTGATGGCAGTTTACTACTTGCTTTAGTATTATGCAAAGAAATCTGAAAGTCAAAGTGTCTTGTACTCCTAATAACTCCTGATGTAACTGTCCATCTGTACATTTGGCACGTGTGATTTTAGATTCCCCATTCAGTACACAAAAGAGCCTCTAGAAGCTCTCAGAGGGTAAATCCCATCGTTCAGTGAGGTATATTTCAGATGGGCAGCACTGATAAAGCTGTATTTTCCTATAAGCCTCCCAGAGTGCCCTAAAAATGGTCTGAAGAGCCTGATGTGCTAAATGGTGCAGAAAGCTTTCACTTGGAATCATACTTCACTCAATGCAGCAGACCTGGCGCTGTGTCCTCACATGTCTTGCAGAATGCCCTGCAGCAGGATGCTCCGTAAAGGTTTCTCTCTTCCACCAGATGCTACCCAGTCAGGCTCCTCTGCTTCTTGCCAGTCTGGTATCTGGCAGTGAATGGGACTTTGCTGGAGTTTGTTTGACATATAGAGAGCTGTATGACTTAACTACCATGAAAATGAGGTGGTAAATGCTCTTTTTCTTCAAAATCGGCCCACTTAGCTGCTTAGTTTCTGGATTAAGAAGCAAATGTGGCAGTACAAAAGCCCTCCTGGGAGAAAGGGCCCATGTCACTTGAGAAGCAGCAAGATGTTGCTGCTCTGGTTTCTAACGCAGCACtgtgtgtttttctcttttgccaTTTAGCCTTGCAGTGGAGACGGTTCACCCTGATGGGTCACAGTATGGGTAAGTGGCTCTAGTCCTTGTAAACTGTGAGATTAATTGAAAGCAGTAGATAATTAACTTCCAAGACATGTTGCTAGGAGCTGGGTtggaatatttattatattatgcCAAGTACAAGGTTCCTGCTTGAGTGATTCAAAAATctctgcctgtgtttgaaatgcCTGTTTTCAAGACCCTGCTGTACAGACAGTGGTAACTCTTGCTGTGAGCATTTCCCCCACCCACAGGACAGAACAGTGATTGGCAAAGAGGGGTGGTCTACACAGGAGAATTCACAGCAGGCCTTCCTGTCTGGTCCCCACAAAGCCTGGGAACAGACAGCCCGTTTGGTGGGCTGTAAAGCTGCCTGAGGGGAACTGGGCTCCAGCATCCATTCCTTTGAGCTTGGAATATTATTTGATTTTGCCACAATTTGGAGTTTGCTTCGCAGGGCTGCTCTGGTCACAGCTAACAGGACCTGCACACCAAGACATTTTAAACAGTAACGCCTCCTTGGACTTTGCTGTCTGAGGGAGGTGGAAATGGCACAAGATGGGGAATACAGCAGGTCAACAGCCCTGGTCTCTGCCTCCATGTtgtgggctgggagagctcctcTCTCTACTGGGGTTTTGTCCCATGGTACAatgcacatttttatttctgaggTGGCTCCTGCTGTGAGGAAGGTGAACTGCTGTTACCAGGGGTTATTCTGTGCATTACTGAGCACCCTTTTCTTCTTTGCAGGTGGGGCTGTGGCAGGAATGGTGAGTAAAGCGTCATTTCTTCACGGGGTTGATTTCTGCAGCTGCAACAACAAACAGGACAGAAATGAAGGGGCAGACCTGGATCTTgggaggagaggcccttccctGACCCCTCTCCTGTGCAGCAGGATAGACATCACTCAGTGCtcagcttttcattttcttattgTTTCATCTCTCCTCAGTTCTGTTTCCTTTATCCTGAGATGGTGGACAAGCTGATCCTGCTGGAAAGTCTTGGCTTTCTTCTAGCTCCAGAGGTTAGAGCTCATGTGTCTTTCCCCtcacttttttaaaatacaaaaatatatggtttttttcttttcctcacttGCTCAGAGAAAGCACTGATGTGACCACTTCCTGGCAGGTCACACAAGTCCTAGGGCTCTTCCTTTTGGCAGGCACTGATCTGCTCCTTGTTGCACAGACTGAAGTCTGTCCTTAGGGAGGCCCTTGGGGAACACTTGGTAGAGCTCCACATCCTGCAGTCCCTTAGCACTGAAATTTTCTTGTCTGTGCCAAGCCCTTGAACAAAGGAAACTGGAACTGCCAGCTGAGGTTATCTTTTTGCCAACAGCATGTTGGGTGACCTGGGTACAAGATTGGTAGATTTTTTCTGTTCCTGGCAGTTCACAAAGCTACATTCCCAACTTGCCATCATTGCTACCAGATGCTGGAGCCTTCGCTGGCAGTAGTGGTTCAGAGAGACAAAAAATACCAAACTTTGGAGAGTTGTCCTCAACTCAGAAGTGGGATAGGAAGGGTTAGAAAAGATGGAAAGGATAAAAGGTTAATAAGTTAATTACAGCAGTATTgctgtatttatttaaaatggCCTTTCTCCCAGAAATTGTGggagttttttttaataagatcCCCATAACTGATGCCAGTTCTGAGGGATGTTGAAGAGTGAaattctctcttcccctctccAATAAAGGGTAAAATCACTCAGAACAAAGGGGTTACTCCTCTTCCCTACCTCTCTGTGTTTCAGGACACTGAGGCATGGCTGAAATCAAAGAGGAGGGTGATCGACAGACTGCTGAGTCTGGAGGCAAAGCAGCAAACTCCCAAAGCACGGAGCCCTGAAGCAGCATTGCAGAGGTGGGTTCCCATCCATCCTCTTCATTTACTGCCTTCCCTCACCTTGACAGAGTTACAGCTGCACATATAAGAAAGGAAAACCTTCCCTGCATTTCACCTTTCAAGTCCTTTTCTGGAATCCCAGCATGACCTTTTGCTTCTGCTGCCAgaagctgctgcttcttcctgctcctttctgaagcagcctgaGAGCTCACTGTCACCTTGTCATGGCATTTTTGCTTCActtcctccctttttccagCATCACGATCTCTCTGCCATGTCTCCCTCAGGCTTTTAGAAGCAAACAGCCATCTGACAGCAGAGGGTGGGGCAATCCTGCTGCAGCGAGGAGCAACTGAGACACCCGCTGGTAAGgggctgtgtggtgctgggcCACTGCTGGGTGTGGGAAGGGACTGGTGCCAACAGCCATTGTCTTCTGCAGGGTACAGGGTGCCCTAGCTACAGATTTACACAGCCTGGATGGGATCAATTAAGTCTGGAGGCAGAGTTCTCCATTCCCAGCAGATGGGTTTGGTGCTCAAATCCTAAAACagctaaagaaaataaatgttaaaaaaaggagaaatttgaATTAATCCTGTTCTTCCTATCTCAGAAAGTCTTGGGCAGACCCCAAAAGTGAGTTAAAACCGAACAACTCCTGCTCGTAAGaaaaccttttgttttttctttccagggatGGTGTATAACAGAGACATGAGAGCCCGTACGGTGAGCACTGCTCTTCTGCCATGCCCCCTGCTACTTGGGAGCCCTGAGCTCACAGAACACTCACAGAGAGAATGCCTGCTCACTGAGCTAGGCCCTGCCTCCACCCAGCTGCTTACTTTCTGCTCCCCGAATTCCCACGTcctttaaatgctgcttttaaaagagcCTGCACTTGATCATTGATTCAGTTTACAGAGTCACTGGAAAATgttactgtttgttttttttagaaGTTCCTCTGCCCCAAGGCCTCCTGGCCACATTTTCCTACTGTTATAACTCTTCAGGCAGCAGATGGATGGGTGCTTTCTGTCAGCATGTCAGGTGACCTGAATAAGAAGGGGAGTGGAACAAAGTCCTTAGGTTTGCTGTTTTGATAGTTTTGTGGCACTTTTAAGCAACTAGGGCCTCCTCTATCTGTGCTACTGCCAGGATATGGAAGCCAGGGTAATGTACTCTCTCTCCTTTTTAGTAAAATGAGTTTTAAAGCTTTTCTCTATGAGATCATTCCCAtatgtgctgcagcccagcaggcagTGTTGTTGGCAGCCCTGAAACACAGCTGGACAGAAGGAGCCTTTGCAGAGCCATCTACTCCTGTGTGCAGCCTGGATGCTTGTCATGTCCCAGCATGGAAGCTTCAGGGCCACAGTTACTTCTACCTTCAGAGCTACTTGTACAGGAGAGCTTGGGGACACCCTCTGcccccagctgctgtccctgagcTTTGGCACTTTCCCTCTCTTTGCACCTGCAGCAGAGTCGAGAGTTCTTCACGGTGGAGCAGTGTGTGAAGCTCCTGCAGAAGATCCAGGACCGTGTTCTCATCATTATGTGAGTGAGGCACAAACCATACCAACCCTTGCTGTCTCCCTCAGTGCAAGGAATGAAGGCTAGGAAGGAGTCCTCCACTACCCCTTCGTCTGCACTAGTCATCCAGGCTTTTGGCCAGCTGGTGTAACAGTACAGCTTCACATGTGAGAAGTATTTCCCAGTtccccaccactgccctgggttGGGTAGGCTCCTGGAAAAGGCAGACAGCAACTGGAACatcctcccagcctggcactctGCTTTCAGGCTGGGACTCCCTGGTGCAAGGCTGAGGAAATGTTAGTCCTGCCCCATCTTCCCCATGCTCTTGGCTTCACAATCCCACCTCACAACTTTCCATTCCTTGGCACTGCAGCAAGGGGCCAGCCTGGCAAATATGTCACCCTCCACAGCACCACACGTACTTGCTATCCTCCTGACCTGACTCTACCCCAGTCAGGAACCCATCCTGCCCCCTTCTCCAGGCCCCAAAACCTCTTGCCTGAGCAAACAGGTGGAACTCTAGAGCCGTCTCCATCTCTTCCAGCTACTCCTGAAGCCCCTGGTCTGACTGAGCTCCTGCAAGCTCTCTTCTGTGGCACCTGGTaaagcagctctggggacagggccaGTGGCTTGCCAAGTTGTTATAAAGCTGTCTGGGTGCACAGTTTGTTCTGCAAGTCGTCCTCtgccttttcccatctccttcaagggcaaggtgtgcagggctctggctgccttggctGGTGGGGTGCTGTTAGAAGATTGTCTAGGAAACAAGAAGGGCTAGCAGTTGAGAAAAGAGGTACAGTTTTGACTTCCCTGATCTGTTTTAATATCCTAACTGCTTCAGGTTATTCCTGCTTGTCCAGAAATGTAATATTGTGCTGAGGTCAAGTCCTCTGTGCCATAGAAATGTCACTGAGCCTGAGATGTCCGCTTGTCCCATGACCAGCAGAGTAGGAGACAGCAAGATCTTAGCTCTGCAGGAGATGTAATGCTGACTTCTCCAGAGCAACTGCCCTGGTACCTCCCTCTCTGAGCAGGGCATAACTTGGTTAAATAAGCAGCAAAGAGAGGCAGCATGGACTGAGGGGAGATGTGGAAACTCTGAGGAAGGAAGAAGTTAAGAGCAGAAGGCAGAGCCTGGGAATGTCATCTtcagaaggcagagcagggaatgaTGTCTCCACACCAGTTACAGAGGCAGCCCTGGGAGGACAATATTTAGCCAGTCCCCACACTGATACCACTAGGCAGTCACCCAAGGTTTTACACCTTTTAGTTTGATATAAAATGGCTACTTAGCCAAGCTGGGTGGTGCACTCTGACTACCATGTATGGCCCTGTCGCCTGCTGCTTGCGAGCAGCTTGGGAAGAACAGCTGAGTTTGTCACCCTGCTGTCTTGGGAACACTGATTCTACCCAGGACAGCCACAAAGACAAATGGAGGCACACTGGAGGTTCACACTGGCTGAACTGAGCCTCACTGTTGTTTTCAGATCACAAGATGGACTCTTGGTACCACACAACCTACCGAGCAGAAATCACTTTGTGAAAGCCCTGCAGGAGGCATTCGAGTCTAACCTCAAAGAGGTGAGAGCAAATGTCACCTCCCTGCACCTCGAGGTCACCAGCCaccagcctgggagcagcagctgggaagcaGCTGACCTTGGTGGGCACCCTCCAGGAGGTGATTTGTCCTGAACAGGCACAGCCCTCACATGGGGAAGGGGGTGGGGGAGTGTGTGCAGTCAGGGGAGGAAGTCAACTTTGTTACTGCTGCCAAAGTCCCAGGTTAGTACTGCCCTCTGCACCCAGCTCTTCCCTGGTCCTCCCATCTCCGTCCTGCCTCACTGCCCTGTCCCTTCCTATGAGTGTCACACAGCACTGTGTGCTTCAGGGAACACTTTCTTGGTCCACATCTTAACATCATCTTGTGTTCTTTCCCTCCAGCACATCCAGCTAGCAGAAGTGCCTGGGAGTCATTTTGTGCACCTGAATGAGCCTGAGGTGGTATCTGGGATCATCAGCAACTTCCTGACAGCACAGAACACCAGGGCCAGACTCTAGGAAGCCCTCACAGCTGCAGCAGTCCAGGAGAACTGGGAGCTAACAAGCAAGCTCCAGAATTGACACCATTCCTACCTCCCATCCAGCATTAGATTGTGATAATCTTTCCTATGCTTAGCTCACTGCAGGGTGGAAGCAGGTCTGCCAGGGGTACTCTGAAGGAGAGCTGAGCAAAGTATCTCATTTGCCAAAGGGAGAAGGAATCCTTGCTCTACTTCCAGCTCTGTGAGTACAGGGATAGAGGCCCAGAGTGGCCTTCCCCCTGGCTTACTCCAAACTTGCACCCTGAAACAGAGCAGAACACAAGGCAGAGGCATCacctgtgacagcagcagctccccagcttAGGCACTGCAATAGAGGTGGCTCATCTTGCCTCCTAGCTGAGGATGGTGCAGacaggctgctcccaggatTTAACCTGCTGAAAAACAAGGAAAGTGTTCTGCTTCTCTGCTTGCTTCCATAGATGCCTGAGCTTAGAGGGCCTCAGTGTCTCTGTTCCATTGTGAGAACTACTGTTTAAGAATCAGCCTAAATGAGAGCTCACCTGTGCAGAGAAGGCCATTTTAATGAATGCTAGAGAATCCTTAATCCTCTAGCTGAAGCAGCTGGGAGAACTACAAATTACGGAAAAGTTGGCAGAGACAATTTCTGTCCTAAATAAAGATTAATATTCCGATGTTAAGTCCATCTTCTTGACTCGAGAGGAGAACAAacctcctttctctttcaggcTGCTCACCCAGGCAGCTGAAATGCATCTTGGGAGGCAGCATTTTTACACACTGTCTGCCTTAGGTAGGCCTTATTAAGGATCTGCCTCCCAGTTAAATTGATGCAAAATCCCACTGAAGTAGGCAGGCCTGTCATCTCTGCAAGCAAGGCAAACTGTATTTGCAGTTGGTTTTTTGGAGAGGGTAAATACATTTTATCTCAGCTCTCTGGAATTTACCACCATTTCCACCT
This region of Zonotrichia albicollis isolate bZonAlb1 chromosome 4, bZonAlb1.hap1, whole genome shotgun sequence genomic DNA includes:
- the SERHL2 gene encoding serine hydrolase-like protein 2 isoform X1, producing MFSELKFPVPWGHVAAKAWGPSEGHPVLCLHGWLDNANTFDKLIPLLPRGCYYVAMDFSGHGLSSHRPAGCPYHFLDYVTDVRRVAAALQWRRFTLMGHSMGGAVAGMFCFLYPEMVDKLILLESLGFLLAPEDTEAWLKSKRRVIDRLLSLEAKQQTPKARSPEAALQRLLEANSHLTAEGGAILLQRGATETPAGMVYNRDMRARTQSREFFTVEQCVKLLQKIQDRVLIIISQDGLLVPHNLPSRNHFVKALQEAFESNLKEHIQLAEVPGSHFVHLNEPEVVSGIISNFLTAQNTRARL
- the SERHL2 gene encoding serine hydrolase-like protein 2 isoform X2; this translates as MFSELKFPVPWGHVAAKAWGPSEGHPVLCLHGWLDNANTFDKLIPLLPRGCYYVAMDFSGHGLSSHRPAGCPYHFLDYVTDVRRVAAALQWRRFTLMGHSMGGAVAGMFCFLYPEMVDKLILLESLGFLLAPEDTEAWLKSKRRVIDRLLSLEAKQQTPKARSPEAALQRLLEANSHLTAEGGAILLQRGATETPAGMVYNRDMRARTSREFFTVEQCVKLLQKIQDRVLIIISQDGLLVPHNLPSRNHFVKALQEAFESNLKEHIQLAEVPGSHFVHLNEPEVVSGIISNFLTAQNTRARL